From a region of the Gossypium raimondii isolate GPD5lz chromosome 10, ASM2569854v1, whole genome shotgun sequence genome:
- the LOC128033913 gene encoding uncharacterized protein LOC128033913, with translation MTPYEAFYGHKCCTLLCWAELGERRIMGLDLVFKTEDKVRLIRDCLKAASDRQKSYADLKRKDIMFVARNQIFIKVSSWKKVLRRYHFDPSHIVPIEEIEVRADLTFEEEPIQILDQKVNVLRKKTISLVKVLLQNHGINNAT, from the exons ATGACACCGTATGAGGCTTTCTATGGTCATAAGTGTTGCACTCTTCTGTGTTGGGCTGAGTTGGGTGAGAGGAGGATTATGGGGTTAGATTTGGTTTTTAAGACTGAAGATAAGGTTAGACTGATTCGGGATTGCCTTAAGGCAGCAtctgatagacagaagtcttatGCAGACCTAAAGAGGAAAGACATAATGTTTGTTGCacgaaatcaaattttcattaaagtatcttcgtggaagaaagttctccg ACGGTATCATTTTGATCCATCTCACATTGTGCCCATTGAAGAGATTGAGGTGAGGGCAGATTTGACGTTCGAGGAAGAACCAATTCAGATTTTGGATCAAAAGGTTAATGTCTTGAGAAAGAAGACTATTTCATTAGTTAAGGTCTTGTTGCAGAATCATGGTATAAACAATGCCACATAG